The genomic interval CCCCAATGAAATTCAATTTGCCAAGATCGCAAAAACTCCAATTTCAGTCATTCCGGCGGGCCTGTTCCGGTGAAAATAGGGAACCGGATTCAGGATAATATTTGAAAACAACTGGAATCTGATCAATTCCGCCATTACGCTGACGCTCTTTTTTTGACTTATTGCGAGTCCATTAACCCAAAAAGGATTTGGTTTTAAGTCTTAAACAGAAGGCTGGCACATAGGCAATTATTTTTTTATGCTCATGAGGACAGACAATGCTTTAAATCGCCTGACCTACAGAGAAAAACAAGCTCTGGGATTATGAATATTCTGATTATGCCAGCATTCCGCCATCGCAGGTAATCATGCTTCCTGTGGTGAACGAGGACGCATCCGATACAAGATAAAGTACAGCGCCGGACATCTCTGAAGGTGAAGCTATTCTTTTTAAAGGAATCATTGATATTACGGCTTTTTCAACTTCCTTGTTTTCTGTTATTGCGCTTGAGAACTTGGTTTCCGTCATACCTGGAAGAAGTGTGTTGACCCTTATTTTATATGGAGCAAGCTCCTTGGCAAAAGCCTTTGTCATGGCGATGAGGGCTGCTTTTGTAATTGAATATATGCCCTGCATATGAGCAGGCTTGATTCCATTTATAGAAGATACATTAACTATCGAGCCACCTGTTGCCTTCATGAGTCTTGCACCGAGCTGGGACATGAAAAATGGACCTTTCAGGTTAACATCGTTGGTTTTATCCCACGCCCACTCTTCTGCATTGATCATTTCACCGAAATATGGATTTGCGGCTGCATTATTTACCAGAATATCAAGTCTGCCATGTTTTTCCTTAACCTGATCCATCAAGAACTGAATCTGCTCAAGATCTCCCATATTGCATGCAATTGCTTCTGCTTTTCCGCCGTCTTCCTCTATTTTTTTTACAACGGTCTCAAGACCTTCTATCTTTCTGCTGACAAGGATGCAATAGGCCCCCTGCTGTGCAAGAG from Desulforegula conservatrix Mb1Pa carries:
- a CDS encoding SDR family oxidoreductase, translating into MMNAFSLKNKIALITGASRGIGEHIAMTLAQQGAYCILVSRKIEGLETVVKKIEEDGGKAEAIACNMGDLEQIQFLMDQVKEKHGRLDILVNNAAANPYFGEMINAEEWAWDKTNDVNLKGPFFMSQLGARLMKATGGSIVNVSSINGIKPAHMQGIYSITKAALIAMTKAFAKELAPYKIRVNTLLPGMTETKFSSAITENKEVEKAVISMIPLKRIASPSEMSGAVLYLVSDASSFTTGSMITCDGGMLA